A stretch of the Salmo salar chromosome ssa20, Ssal_v3.1, whole genome shotgun sequence genome encodes the following:
- the LOC106579913 gene encoding RIMS-binding protein 2 isoform X7 produces the protein MCVASTSATMHMNERCNRKGQGTTVATVFPWTGSGAVPKYKIAFEKRKRQSKRAKETESSRKREECEDLDEAVKKNNQTCQTLENELQDVLQEKKHLSLHLFNNSQNTVQYEQVKSEYAQLKETLGAVTQERDSALREKTQLQGKLENLEQVLKHMREAAERRQQLELEHEQALAVLNAKQQEIDLLQKAQVEAKKEHEGAVHLLENHLDSMQAKVRELEEKCRTQSEQFNLLSKELEKFRLQTGKFDILGSGIDPLTARETPGSPNKSLSQLLNGLAAPTVKGNESPLSRSVISEFIRPLQISGDKPELLSVKPTFLTRSSSQAGSSQRALLTEMDKELSSTTRTKKRFTGKVRLCIARYSYNPCNGPNEHPEAELPLVAGKYLYVYGTMDDDGFYEGELLDGQQGLVPSNFVDFVKDEEMPSAQHRDGAKESGYLSSNHSSLGSTGLGSMCLSSISSLLSDSKLDLETSLERNMERNLGSNLSSTLGSTHCSTLGSHMGSTHGSTLGSHMGSTLGSHMGSTLGSHMGSTLGSHMGSTLGSHMGSTLGNHMGSTLGSSHGSSHGSTGLGSSLSSTLTSLGSSSLGMDFLGSMGSCSNGTGTLDVSIDEIGENIVPYPRRINLIKQLAKSVIVCWDPPVVPPGWGSISGYNVLVDKEVRMSVPFGGRTKSLIEKLNLATNTYRISVQSITEQGPSDELRCTLLVGRDVVVAPYYLRVDNITQTSAELSWQPSNSNYSHTIFLNEAEYDMVKAGAYKYQFFQLKPMTVYKVKAVARTHQMPWQLPLEHRDKREISVEFCTQPAGPPFPPQEVQVQLGQNPGVLQVRWKPPLLTPTGTSNGANVIGYAVCTKGQKIAEVMYPTADYVTVELNRIQCLEAREVIVRTLSAEGESQDSPVATIPYNILGPPHHSPHHHPHPMPQHHPPHTQTHPPYPQTYPLSHPQPQVHPQSQPYTLPHGQPLRHPPPHPHPQHQPYPMSKPKLVSARESETKEHEAGLRPGLPWERSLSPLPPPMCGHTLEPPHFQGRRSPSPQRILPQPQGAPIPNTIAKAMAREAAQRVFAESNRIEKRNIFSERSINSDEEEDGYDSPHTRRRGASVDEFLRGSELGRHVRHHYSHSEDYQTESSRGSDLSDIMEEDEDDLYSEMQLEEGRRRSINSHNTLKIIGNSPSHGCSHGDRLDHSGRRPVHGGNPPQRRPMMVPSIDGYGGQGRGRRSPEYYEESEPEDLARIFVALFDYDPLSMSPNPDAADEELPFKEGQIIKVFGDKDTDGFYRAEIRDRPGLIPCNMVSEIQTEDDEMMDQLLKQGFLPLNTPVEKLVNCDRFKDGRSINRRSRKSKRERNRRSGRQHPSSTRRMVALYDYDPRESSPNVDVEYGRDRLNEQAELTFCAGDVITVFGEIDEDGFHYGELNGHKGLVPSNFLEEVPDDVEVFLTDTPCGDSRYPQDAAARIKTKRVPLEKSSPPRRAVYPKVRQHIPGTGPATVGPGSPIRGPRDLSSKKKKGLLSKGKKLLKRLGTVK, from the exons GTGAAGTCAGAGTATGCGCAGCTCAAAGAGACCCTTGGTGCTGTGACTCAGGAGAGAGATTCAGCCCTGCGGGAGAAGACCCAGCTCCAAGGCAAACTGGAGAACCTAGAGCAGGTGCTAAAG CATATGCGCGAGGCTGCAGAGCGGAGGCAGCAGCTAGAGTTGGAGCATGAGCAAGCCTTGGCTGTACTCAATGCAAAGCAGCAGGAAATTGACCTTCTGCAGAAG GCTCAGGTTGAGGCTAAGAAGGAGCATGAGGGTGCCGTCCATCTGTTAGAG AACCACTTGGACAGCATGCAG GCAAAAGTCCGAGAGCTGGAGGAGAAATGTCGGACACAGAGTGAGCAGTTCAACCTCCTGTCCAAAGAGCTGGAGAAGTTCCGGCTACAGACTGGAAAGTTTGATATCCTTGGCAGTGGCATCGATCCCTTAACAGCGCGTGAAACCCCCGGTTCTCCCAACAAATCCCTCTCCCAGCTCCTCAATGGGCTGGCTGCCCCCACAGTGAAAG GCAATGAGAGTCCGCTGAGCAGATCTGTGATCTCTGAGTTCATCCGACCGCTCCAGATCAGTGGGGACAAGCCGGAGCTCCTGTCTGTAAAGCCAACATTCCTCACCCGCAGCAGCAGCCAAGCTGGGAGCTCCCAACGGGCCCTCCTCACCGAG ATGGACAAAGAACTAAGCTCAACGACTAGGACCAAGAAGAGGTTCACAGGCAAGGTCCGTCTGTGCATCGCCCGGTACAG TTATAACCCCTGTAATGGGCCCAATGAGCATCCTGAGGCAGAGCTCCCCCTGGTGGCAGGGAAGTACCTCTATGTGTACGGCACCATGGATGATGACGGCTTCTATGAAG gAGAGCTGCTGGATGGACAGCAGGGCCTCGtcccttccaactttgtggactTTGTTAAGGATGAGGAAATGCCCTCTGCTCAGCACAGGGACGGGGCCAAAGAGTCAGGCTACCTCAGTAGTAACCACAGCAGCCTGGGCTCCACAGGGCTGGGCAGCATGTGCCTGAGCAGCATCAGCAGCCTGCTGTCTGACAGTAAGCTGGACCTGGAGACCAGCCTAGAGAGAAATATGGAGAGAAACCTGGGGAGCAACCTCAGTTCCACTTTGGGTTCTACTCACTGTTCCACTCTTGGCAGCCACATGGGTTCCACTCACGGTTCCACTCTGGGCAGCCACATGGGTTCCACTCTGGGCAGCCACATGGGTTCCACTCTGGGCAGCCACATGGGTTCCACTCTGGGCAGCCACATGGGTTCCACTCTGGGCAGCCACATGGGTTCCACTCTAGGCAACCACATGGGTTCCACTCTGGGTTCCAGTCACGGTTCCAGTCACGGTTCCACTGGCCTGGGTTCCAGTCTGAGCAGCACTCTGACTAGCCTGGGCAGCAGCAGCCTGGGCATGGACTTTCTGGGCTCCATGGGTTCCTGCAGTAACGGGACGGGGACCCTGGATGTCAGCATTGACGAGATTGGTGAAAACATCGTGCCTTACCCTCGCCGCATCAATCTGATCAAACAGCTGGCCAAGAGTGTGATCGTGTGCTGGGACCCACCGGTGGTGCCGCCCGGCTGGGGCTCCATCAGTGGCTACAACGTCCTGGTGGACAAGGAGGTGAGGATGAGCGTGCCTTTTGGAGGCAGGACAAAGTCGCTAATTGAAAAGCTCAACCTGGCCACCAACACCTACCGCATCTCGGTGCAGAGCATCACGGAGCAAGGCCCGTCTGACGAGCTACGCTGCACTCTGCTGGTGGGGAGGGACGTGGTGGTGGCTCCTTACTACCTGAGGGTGGACAACATCACACAGACCTCTGCTGAGCTCTCCTGGCAGCCTAGCAACAGCAACTACAGCCACACCATCTTCCTGAACGAGGCTGAGTATGACATGGTGAAGGCAGGGGCCTACAAGTACCAGTTCTTCCAACTGAAGCCCATGACCGTTTACAAGGTGAAGGCTGTGGCGCGGACACACCAGATGCCTTGGCAGCTGCCCTTGGAGCACAGGGACAAGAGGGAGATCTCTGTGGAGTTCTGCACCCAGCCTGCAG gtcctcccttccctccccaggAGGTGCAGGTCCAGTTGGGCCAGAACCCTGGGGTGCTGCAGGTACGATGGAagccccccctcctcacccccactGGAACCTCCAACGGAGCCAACGTGATTGGCTATGCCGTGTGCACAAAGGGACAAAAG atAGCGGAGGTGATGTACCCTACGGCAGACTATGTGACAGTGGAGCTGAACAGGATCCAGTGTCTGGAGGCCAGGGAGGTCATTGTCAGGACGTTGTCAGCAGAAGGAGAGTCTCAGGACTCCCCCGTGGCCACCATACCGTACAATATCCTGGGGCCTCCCCATCACTCACCCCACCATCACCCCCATCCTATGCCCCAGCACCAcccgccacacacacaaacacacccaccctaCCCCCAGACCTACCCCTTGTCACACCCCCAACCTCAGGTCCACCCTCAATCCCAGCCCTACACCCTGCCCCATGGTCAGCCCCTGCGCCACCCACCCCCTCACCCCCACCCCCAACACCAGCCTTACCCCATGTCTAAGCCCAAACTAGtaagtgccagagagtcagaaaCCAAAGAGCATGAGGCAGGCCTGCGGCCTGGCCTGCCCTGGGAACGCTCCCTCtcgcccctccctcctcccatgtGTGGACACACTCTGGAGCCGCCCCACTTCCAGGGGCGCCGTTCGCCCTCTCCTCAGAGGATCCTGCCCCAGCCTCAGGGAGCCCCCATCCCCAACACCATTGCCAAGGCCATGGCCAGGGAAGCTGCACAGAGAGTGTTCGCTGAGAGTAACCGG ATTGAGAAGAGGAACATCTTCAGTGAGCGGAGCATAAActctgatgaggaggaggatggttATGACTCTCCCCACACCAGGAGGAGAGGGGCTTCAGTGGACGAGTTCCTCAGAGGCTCTGAACTAGGGAGACATGTACGG CACCACTACAGCCACAGTGAAGATTACCAGACAGAGAGCAGCCGCGGCTCAGACCTGTCTGACATCATGGAGGAGGACGAGGACGACCTGTACTCTGAGATGCAGCTGGAGGAGGGCCGTCGACGCAGCATCAACTCTCACAACACTCTCAag aTTATAGGGAACTCCCCCTCCCATGGATGCTCCCATGGTGACCGGCTGGACCATTCAGGGAGGAGGCCGGTCCACGGCGGCAACCCCCCACAGCGACGGCCCATGATGGTTCCTTCCATTG ATGGGTACGGCGGGCAGGGCCGCGGGCGCCGGTCGCCAGAGTACTACGAAGAGTCAGAGCCAGAGGACCTGGCGCGTATATTTGTGGCCCTGTTTGACTACGACCCTCTGTCCATGTCCCCCAACCCTGATGCTGCTGACGAGGAGCTGCCCTTCAAAGAGGGCCAGATCATCAAG GTGTTTGGGGATAAGGACACGGATGGTTTTTACAGGGCAGAGATCCGTGACCGTCCAGGTCTGATCCCCTGTAACATGGTGTCAGAGATCCAGACTGAGGATGATGAGATGATGGACCAGCTACTCAAACAGGGCTTCCTCCCACTCAACACTCCTGTAGAGAAATTAG TGAACTGCGACCGCTTCAAAGATGGCCGCTCAATAAACCGCAGGTCCCGAAAATCCAAGCGAG AGAGGAACAGGCGGAGTGGGCGTCAGCACCCCTCGTCCACACGTAGAATGGTGGCCCTGTATGACTACGACCCCAGGGAGAGCTCCCCCAACGTGGATGTGGAG TATGGGAGAGACAGGCTGAATGAGCAG GCTGAACTGACATTCTGCGCTGGTGACGTCATAACAGTTTTTGGTGAAATTGATGAAGATGGGTTTCATTAT GGCGAGCTCAATGGACACAAAGGTCTTGTTCCCTCCAACTTTCTAGAAGAAGTGCCTGATGATGTTGAGGTTTTTCTCACTGACACTCCATGTGGAGATTCTCGATACCCCCAGGACGCTGCAGCGCGGATAAAGACCAAAAGG GTTCCGTTGGAAAAATCGAGTCCGCCCAGAAGAGCTGTCTACCCCAAAGTGCGCCAACACATCCCCGGCACTGGCCCTGCTACCGTGGGGCCTGGCAGTCCCATCAGGGGCCCCCGCGACTTGTCCTCCAAAAAGAAAAAGGGACTACTCTCCAAAGGGAAGAAACTATTGAAAAGACTTGGCACTGTAAAATAA
- the LOC106579913 gene encoding RIMS-binding protein 2 isoform X4, whose translation MCVASTSATMHMNERCNRKGQGTTVATVFPWTGSGAVPKYKIAFEKRKRQSKRAKENELQDVLQEKKHLSLHLFNNSQNTVQYEQVKSEYAQLKETLGAVTQERDSALREKTQLQGKLENLEQVLKHMREAAERRQQLELEHEQALAVLNAKQQEIDLLQKAQVEAKKEHEGAVHLLENHLDSMQAKVRELEEKCRTQSEQFNLLSKELEKFRLQTGKFDILGSGIDPLTARETPGSPNKSLSQLLNGLAAPTVKGNESPLSRSVISEFIRPLQISGDKPELLSVKPTFLTRSSSQAGSSQRALLTEMDKELSSTTRTKKRFTGKVRLCIARYSYNPCNGPNEHPEAELPLVAGKYLYVYGTMDDDGFYEGELLDGQQGLVPSNFVDFVKDEEMPSAQHRDGAKESGYLSSNHSSLGSTGLGSMCLSSISSLLSDSKLDLETSLERNMERNLGSNLSSTLGSTHCSTLGSHMGSTHGSTLGSHMGSTLGSHMGSTLGSHMGSTLGSHMGSTLGSHMGSTLGNHMGSTLGSSHGSSHGSTGLGSSLSSTLTSLGSSSLGMDFLGSMGSCSNGTGTLDVSIDEIGENIVPYPRRINLIKQLAKSVIVCWDPPVVPPGWGSISGYNVLVDKEVRMSVPFGGRTKSLIEKLNLATNTYRISVQSITEQGPSDELRCTLLVGRDVVVAPYYLRVDNITQTSAELSWQPSNSNYSHTIFLNEAEYDMVKAGAYKYQFFQLKPMTVYKVKAVARTHQMPWQLPLEHRDKREISVEFCTQPAGPPFPPQEVQVQLGQNPGVLQVRWKPPLLTPTGTSNGANVIGYAVCTKGQKIAEVMYPTADYVTVELNRIQCLEAREVIVRTLSAEGESQDSPVATIPYNILGPPHHSPHHHPHPMPQHHPPHTQTHPPYPQTYPLSHPQPQVHPQSQPYTLPHGQPLRHPPPHPHPQHQPYPMSKPKLVSARESETKEHEAGLRPGLPWERSLSPLPPPMCGHTLEPPHFQGRRSPSPQRILPQPQGAPIPNTIAKAMAREAAQRVFAESNRIEKRNIFSERSINSDEEEDGYDSPHTRRRGASVDEFLRGSELGRHVRHHYSHSEDYQTESSRGSDLSDIMEEDEDDLYSEMQLEEGRRRSINSHNTLKKYYRRQDLGEERDCWNLQREVVRQKSLRRKRLHSIPEVAEDEPDGVNGMGHHHQRLRFDDEGRPGTPRMHRRGPRIYQQDPHQHNHLSPSKNHRRLLQRQHSSPRYAYAFEERSLRRLTKSPDSGLDCGSEEEGSLGYRGYPHGSPMRGHIRYIHSEGPVERRALAAGRKKQLTRQCSMDEDYCDSPKTGHLSDLRNREVHYGPTREPGQSPRHGALSEGRLHELDRAYHRDLRASYVNRLNRVSDQPLIIGNSPSHGCSHGDRLDHSGRRPVHGGNPPQRRPMMVPSIDGYGGQGRGRRSPEYYEESEPEDLARIFVALFDYDPLSMSPNPDAADEELPFKEGQIIKVFGDKDTDGFYRAEIRDRPGLIPCNMVSEIQTEDDEMMDQLLKQGFLPLNTPVEKLVNCDRFKDGRSINRRSRKSKRERNRRSGRQHPSSTRRMVALYDYDPRESSPNVDVEYGRDRLNEQAELTFCAGDVITVFGEIDEDGFHYGELNGHKGLVPSNFLEEVPDDVEVFLTDTPCGDSRYPQDAAARIKTKRVPLEKSSPPRRAVYPKVRQHIPGTGPATVGPGSPIRGPRDLSSKKKKGLLSKGKKLLKRLGTVK comes from the exons GTGAAGTCAGAGTATGCGCAGCTCAAAGAGACCCTTGGTGCTGTGACTCAGGAGAGAGATTCAGCCCTGCGGGAGAAGACCCAGCTCCAAGGCAAACTGGAGAACCTAGAGCAGGTGCTAAAG CATATGCGCGAGGCTGCAGAGCGGAGGCAGCAGCTAGAGTTGGAGCATGAGCAAGCCTTGGCTGTACTCAATGCAAAGCAGCAGGAAATTGACCTTCTGCAGAAG GCTCAGGTTGAGGCTAAGAAGGAGCATGAGGGTGCCGTCCATCTGTTAGAG AACCACTTGGACAGCATGCAG GCAAAAGTCCGAGAGCTGGAGGAGAAATGTCGGACACAGAGTGAGCAGTTCAACCTCCTGTCCAAAGAGCTGGAGAAGTTCCGGCTACAGACTGGAAAGTTTGATATCCTTGGCAGTGGCATCGATCCCTTAACAGCGCGTGAAACCCCCGGTTCTCCCAACAAATCCCTCTCCCAGCTCCTCAATGGGCTGGCTGCCCCCACAGTGAAAG GCAATGAGAGTCCGCTGAGCAGATCTGTGATCTCTGAGTTCATCCGACCGCTCCAGATCAGTGGGGACAAGCCGGAGCTCCTGTCTGTAAAGCCAACATTCCTCACCCGCAGCAGCAGCCAAGCTGGGAGCTCCCAACGGGCCCTCCTCACCGAG ATGGACAAAGAACTAAGCTCAACGACTAGGACCAAGAAGAGGTTCACAGGCAAGGTCCGTCTGTGCATCGCCCGGTACAG TTATAACCCCTGTAATGGGCCCAATGAGCATCCTGAGGCAGAGCTCCCCCTGGTGGCAGGGAAGTACCTCTATGTGTACGGCACCATGGATGATGACGGCTTCTATGAAG gAGAGCTGCTGGATGGACAGCAGGGCCTCGtcccttccaactttgtggactTTGTTAAGGATGAGGAAATGCCCTCTGCTCAGCACAGGGACGGGGCCAAAGAGTCAGGCTACCTCAGTAGTAACCACAGCAGCCTGGGCTCCACAGGGCTGGGCAGCATGTGCCTGAGCAGCATCAGCAGCCTGCTGTCTGACAGTAAGCTGGACCTGGAGACCAGCCTAGAGAGAAATATGGAGAGAAACCTGGGGAGCAACCTCAGTTCCACTTTGGGTTCTACTCACTGTTCCACTCTTGGCAGCCACATGGGTTCCACTCACGGTTCCACTCTGGGCAGCCACATGGGTTCCACTCTGGGCAGCCACATGGGTTCCACTCTGGGCAGCCACATGGGTTCCACTCTGGGCAGCCACATGGGTTCCACTCTGGGCAGCCACATGGGTTCCACTCTAGGCAACCACATGGGTTCCACTCTGGGTTCCAGTCACGGTTCCAGTCACGGTTCCACTGGCCTGGGTTCCAGTCTGAGCAGCACTCTGACTAGCCTGGGCAGCAGCAGCCTGGGCATGGACTTTCTGGGCTCCATGGGTTCCTGCAGTAACGGGACGGGGACCCTGGATGTCAGCATTGACGAGATTGGTGAAAACATCGTGCCTTACCCTCGCCGCATCAATCTGATCAAACAGCTGGCCAAGAGTGTGATCGTGTGCTGGGACCCACCGGTGGTGCCGCCCGGCTGGGGCTCCATCAGTGGCTACAACGTCCTGGTGGACAAGGAGGTGAGGATGAGCGTGCCTTTTGGAGGCAGGACAAAGTCGCTAATTGAAAAGCTCAACCTGGCCACCAACACCTACCGCATCTCGGTGCAGAGCATCACGGAGCAAGGCCCGTCTGACGAGCTACGCTGCACTCTGCTGGTGGGGAGGGACGTGGTGGTGGCTCCTTACTACCTGAGGGTGGACAACATCACACAGACCTCTGCTGAGCTCTCCTGGCAGCCTAGCAACAGCAACTACAGCCACACCATCTTCCTGAACGAGGCTGAGTATGACATGGTGAAGGCAGGGGCCTACAAGTACCAGTTCTTCCAACTGAAGCCCATGACCGTTTACAAGGTGAAGGCTGTGGCGCGGACACACCAGATGCCTTGGCAGCTGCCCTTGGAGCACAGGGACAAGAGGGAGATCTCTGTGGAGTTCTGCACCCAGCCTGCAG gtcctcccttccctccccaggAGGTGCAGGTCCAGTTGGGCCAGAACCCTGGGGTGCTGCAGGTACGATGGAagccccccctcctcacccccactGGAACCTCCAACGGAGCCAACGTGATTGGCTATGCCGTGTGCACAAAGGGACAAAAG atAGCGGAGGTGATGTACCCTACGGCAGACTATGTGACAGTGGAGCTGAACAGGATCCAGTGTCTGGAGGCCAGGGAGGTCATTGTCAGGACGTTGTCAGCAGAAGGAGAGTCTCAGGACTCCCCCGTGGCCACCATACCGTACAATATCCTGGGGCCTCCCCATCACTCACCCCACCATCACCCCCATCCTATGCCCCAGCACCAcccgccacacacacaaacacacccaccctaCCCCCAGACCTACCCCTTGTCACACCCCCAACCTCAGGTCCACCCTCAATCCCAGCCCTACACCCTGCCCCATGGTCAGCCCCTGCGCCACCCACCCCCTCACCCCCACCCCCAACACCAGCCTTACCCCATGTCTAAGCCCAAACTAGtaagtgccagagagtcagaaaCCAAAGAGCATGAGGCAGGCCTGCGGCCTGGCCTGCCCTGGGAACGCTCCCTCtcgcccctccctcctcccatgtGTGGACACACTCTGGAGCCGCCCCACTTCCAGGGGCGCCGTTCGCCCTCTCCTCAGAGGATCCTGCCCCAGCCTCAGGGAGCCCCCATCCCCAACACCATTGCCAAGGCCATGGCCAGGGAAGCTGCACAGAGAGTGTTCGCTGAGAGTAACCGG ATTGAGAAGAGGAACATCTTCAGTGAGCGGAGCATAAActctgatgaggaggaggatggttATGACTCTCCCCACACCAGGAGGAGAGGGGCTTCAGTGGACGAGTTCCTCAGAGGCTCTGAACTAGGGAGACATGTACGG CACCACTACAGCCACAGTGAAGATTACCAGACAGAGAGCAGCCGCGGCTCAGACCTGTCTGACATCATGGAGGAGGACGAGGACGACCTGTACTCTGAGATGCAGCTGGAGGAGGGCCGTCGACGCAGCATCAACTCTCACAACACTCTCAag AAGTATTACAGGCGTCAGgacctgggagaggagagggactgctgGAACCTACAGAGGGAGGTGGTGAGACAGAAGTCCCTACGTCGTAAACGGCTCCACAGCATCCCTGAGGTGGCTGAGGACGAGCCTGACGGAGTCAATGGGATGGGTCATCATCATCAGCGCCTGCGCTTTGACGACGAAGGCAGGCCTGGTACACCCCGCATGCATCGCAGGGGCCCCCGTATCTACCAGCAGGACCCCCATCAGCACAACCACCTCTCCCCCAGCAAGAACCACCGTCGCCTGCTGCAGCGTCAGCACTCCTCTCCCCGCTATGCCTACGCTTTCGAGGAGCGCAGTCTGCGCCGGCTCACCAAGAGTCCTGACAGTGGCCTGGACTGTGGCAGCGAGGAGGAGGGCTCTTTGGGGTACAGGGGTTACCCCCACGGCAGCCCCATGAGGGGCCATATCCGCTACATCCACAGTGAGGGGCCGGTAGAACGAAGGGCCCTGGCTGCAGGCAGGAAGAAACAGCTGACACGGCAGTGCAGCATGGATGAGGACTACTGTGACAGCCCTAAGACGGGCCACCTGTCTGACCTGAGGAACAGGGAGGTGCACTACGGGCCAACGCGGGAGCCAGGGCAAAGCCCCAGACACGGAGCCCTGAGCGAGGGCAGGCTCCACGAGCTGGACAGGGCCTATCACAGGGACCTTAGGGCCAGCTATGTGAACAGGCTCAACAGGGTCTCGGACCAGCCGCTG aTTATAGGGAACTCCCCCTCCCATGGATGCTCCCATGGTGACCGGCTGGACCATTCAGGGAGGAGGCCGGTCCACGGCGGCAACCCCCCACAGCGACGGCCCATGATGGTTCCTTCCATTG ATGGGTACGGCGGGCAGGGCCGCGGGCGCCGGTCGCCAGAGTACTACGAAGAGTCAGAGCCAGAGGACCTGGCGCGTATATTTGTGGCCCTGTTTGACTACGACCCTCTGTCCATGTCCCCCAACCCTGATGCTGCTGACGAGGAGCTGCCCTTCAAAGAGGGCCAGATCATCAAG GTGTTTGGGGATAAGGACACGGATGGTTTTTACAGGGCAGAGATCCGTGACCGTCCAGGTCTGATCCCCTGTAACATGGTGTCAGAGATCCAGACTGAGGATGATGAGATGATGGACCAGCTACTCAAACAGGGCTTCCTCCCACTCAACACTCCTGTAGAGAAATTAG TGAACTGCGACCGCTTCAAAGATGGCCGCTCAATAAACCGCAGGTCCCGAAAATCCAAGCGAG AGAGGAACAGGCGGAGTGGGCGTCAGCACCCCTCGTCCACACGTAGAATGGTGGCCCTGTATGACTACGACCCCAGGGAGAGCTCCCCCAACGTGGATGTGGAG TATGGGAGAGACAGGCTGAATGAGCAG GCTGAACTGACATTCTGCGCTGGTGACGTCATAACAGTTTTTGGTGAAATTGATGAAGATGGGTTTCATTAT GGCGAGCTCAATGGACACAAAGGTCTTGTTCCCTCCAACTTTCTAGAAGAAGTGCCTGATGATGTTGAGGTTTTTCTCACTGACACTCCATGTGGAGATTCTCGATACCCCCAGGACGCTGCAGCGCGGATAAAGACCAAAAGG GTTCCGTTGGAAAAATCGAGTCCGCCCAGAAGAGCTGTCTACCCCAAAGTGCGCCAACACATCCCCGGCACTGGCCCTGCTACCGTGGGGCCTGGCAGTCCCATCAGGGGCCCCCGCGACTTGTCCTCCAAAAAGAAAAAGGGACTACTCTCCAAAGGGAAGAAACTATTGAAAAGACTTGGCACTGTAAAATAA